The following DNA comes from Agromyces mangrovi.
GGGTGAGCCACCTGCTCCAGCGCCTGGTGCTCGCGCTCGCGACCGACCCCGACGTCGCGTCCGACATCCGCGCGGCCGGCACCCACTACGCGGACCGGAACGACGCGTTCGCCGCTCGCCTCACCGCACTCGGCGTGCCGACGGTCGCCGGCGACGGCCTGAACCTCTGGGTGCCGCTGCCGGTGCCCGCCCGCGACGTGTCCGAGCAGCTCATGCGGCGCGGGTGGCTCGCGCGCGGCGACGAGTTCGTGCTGGGCGCCGCGTCGGCCGACGCGCGACTCCGACTGACGGTGCACGACCTGTCAGACGTCGACGCGGACCGCCTGGCCGCCGACGTCGCGGCCGCGGTGGCGGCGGCCGGTGGACGCCGCTCCCCCGCCGGGATGGAATGATCGAGCAGGTGAAGGTCCTCTCCATCCAGTCCGCCGTCGCCTACGGGCACGTCGGCAACTCCGCGGCCGTGTTCCCCCTCCAGCGCATCGGCGTCGAGGTGATGCCGGTCTACACGGTCAACTTCTCCAACCACACCGGCTACGGCGCGTGGCGCGGGCCGATGATCGACCCCGACGACGTGCGGGCCGTCATCGACGGCATCGAGGACCGCGGGGCGTTCGCCGACATCGACGTGATCCTCTCGGGCTACCAGGGCGGCGAGGGCATCGCCGACGTGATCCTCGACGCCGTCGCGCGCATCAAGGCAGCGAGCCCGGGCGCGATCTACGCGTGCGACCCGGTGATGGGCAATGCCAAGAGCGGATGCTTCGTGGCCCCGGCCATTCCCGTGCTGCTGCGCGAGCGCGTGGTGCCCGCCGCCGATCTCATCACCCCGAAC
Coding sequences within:
- the pdxY gene encoding pyridoxal kinase PdxY, which gives rise to MKVLSIQSAVAYGHVGNSAAVFPLQRIGVEVMPVYTVNFSNHTGYGAWRGPMIDPDDVRAVIDGIEDRGAFADIDVILSGYQGGEGIADVILDAVARIKAASPGAIYACDPVMGNAKSGCFVAPAIPVLLRERVVPAADLITPNQFELGFLTGTEPDTLESTLASVDLIRATGPSTVLVTSVERPDRPEGTIEMLAVDDRGAWIVQTPHLPMKANGSGDVTAALFTAHYRGTGDAADALARTASSVFDLLSNTHASGERELQLVESQEAYAHPRMQFEVRQVR